From Coffea arabica cultivar ET-39 chromosome 2e, Coffea Arabica ET-39 HiFi, whole genome shotgun sequence, the proteins below share one genomic window:
- the LOC113732200 gene encoding uncharacterized protein, with protein sequence MTRRSGKREKAISSTSDDRRKPEKSGAEAPPKAVGESGSSRKVLGLKKDNRHKKIMRNYRKMQRARRKDPYAGFRQYPTNKLADLDLIHKYIRQLKESDGFDVDVYPGLCFAAVYVPRPEFKEPCQLRTDAIEMSQLAVAQFNSDNRDSKGVPYEFQGIERVVSYSCNGEIFLITFQAREAETDDIKTFQAKVFDPPGLDEEEEREVMLVRLKEL encoded by the exons ATGACCAGGCGCAGTGGGAAACGTGAGAAGGCGATCTCTTCTACGAGCGACGACCGCAGGAAACCTGAGAAATCAGGGGCGGAAGCGCCACCCAAAGCAGTTGGTGAGAGTGGCAGCAGCCGAAAGGTGCTGGGTCTCAAGAAGGATAACAGGCATAAGAAAATTATGAGGAATTACAGAAAAATGCAACGCGCTCGGCGCAAGGATCCTTACGCTGGTTTCCGCCAATATCCCACTAACAAGCTGGCGGATCTGGACCTAATCCACAAGTACATCAGGCAGCTAAAAGAGAGCGAT GGTTTTGACGTGGATGTTTATCCGGGTCTTTGTTTCGCAGCTGTGTACGTCCCTCGACCCGAGTTTAAGGAACCTTGCCAACTTCGAACAGATGCTATTGAAATGTCTCAGTTGGCAGTTGCCCAATTCAACAGTGACAACAGAGATAGCAAG GGGGTACCATACGAGTTCCAAGGTATTGAGAGGGTAGTTTCATACTCTTGTAATGGGGAAATCTTTCTCATTACCTTCCAAGCTCGAGAGGCTGAAACTGATGATATCAAGACTTTTCAAGCTAAGGTGTTTGATCCTCCCGGTTTGGACgaggaggaggagagagagGTCATGCTCGTCAGACTTAAAGAACTCTAG